The Micromonospora krabiensis genome window below encodes:
- a CDS encoding cellulose binding domain-containing protein gives MLVLMVVALGTYRGRGPTVEVPPGPHVALPLVPPSGTAEPDASATDAAPGPTARPSSTVSARPSRSSVGPSASNPVPTTSPSRSAVPTVTQRASTAPAAPPSMTGQYDVEQRFSGGFIGEVKVSNVSGSRSSWTVELDFSGKRIIAAWVTNTGQGTLRRGDDGVYTYRSGVDLDPGASARLQFHVDSSSTTPARCVVNGTGCTGL, from the coding sequence ATGCTCGTGCTGATGGTGGTGGCCCTCGGCACGTACCGCGGCCGGGGCCCGACCGTGGAGGTGCCACCGGGACCGCACGTGGCGCTGCCACTGGTCCCGCCGTCCGGCACCGCCGAGCCCGATGCCAGCGCCACCGACGCGGCCCCCGGCCCGACCGCCCGACCGTCGTCGACGGTCTCGGCTCGGCCGTCGCGGTCGTCCGTCGGACCGTCCGCCAGCAACCCGGTTCCCACGACGTCGCCGAGCCGTTCGGCGGTGCCGACGGTGACGCAGCGGGCGTCCACCGCGCCGGCGGCGCCGCCCTCGATGACGGGACAGTACGACGTGGAGCAGCGGTTCTCCGGCGGCTTCATCGGTGAGGTGAAGGTCAGCAACGTCTCGGGGAGCCGTTCGTCCTGGACCGTGGAGCTGGACTTCTCCGGCAAGCGGATCATCGCCGCCTGGGTGACGAACACGGGCCAGGGGACGCTGCGCCGCGGCGACGACGGCGTCTACACGTATCGCAGCGGGGTGGACCTCGACCCCGGTGCGTCGGCGCGTCTGCAGTTCCACGTGGACAGCAGCAGCACCACCCCGGCCCGGTGCGTCGTCAACGGCACCGGCTGCACCGGTCTCTGA
- a CDS encoding SDR family NAD(P)-dependent oxidoreductase — protein sequence MTLPPSPSPVLAGRRAVVSGGAAGIGEAVAARLVGDGASVLVADVDAAAGRATARRLGATFVEVDLSELDGVRAMMDAAVQQWGGIDILVNNAGGVTGPAYPVADADRWIRSLDLNLRGVLLSCQLALEAMPRGGAIINVASVAGLGHGVHGVPEYAVAKAGVIRLTACLAPLRDRLGIRVNCVCPDLVDTPASRRDRETMTPAARARTPPAIPATEIADAVATLLTDDTLAGRVLVCQAKEPRRLLLPADGWSDHVNRLG from the coding sequence ATGACACTCCCACCATCACCTTCACCGGTCCTGGCCGGCCGTCGTGCCGTGGTCAGCGGCGGCGCGGCCGGCATCGGCGAGGCCGTAGCCGCCCGACTCGTCGGCGACGGCGCCAGCGTCCTCGTCGCCGATGTCGACGCTGCGGCCGGTCGTGCGACCGCGCGACGATTGGGCGCGACCTTCGTCGAGGTGGACCTGTCCGAACTCGACGGCGTACGCGCCATGATGGATGCCGCGGTCCAGCAGTGGGGCGGCATCGATATCCTGGTCAACAACGCGGGCGGGGTCACCGGCCCGGCCTACCCGGTGGCCGACGCCGACCGGTGGATCCGCTCGCTGGACCTGAACCTGCGCGGCGTGCTGCTCTCCTGCCAGCTGGCGCTGGAGGCGATGCCCCGGGGCGGCGCGATCATCAACGTCGCGTCGGTGGCGGGGCTCGGCCATGGCGTGCACGGCGTGCCGGAGTACGCGGTCGCGAAGGCCGGGGTAATCCGGCTGACCGCCTGCCTGGCACCACTGCGCGACCGGCTCGGCATCCGGGTGAACTGCGTGTGCCCCGACCTGGTGGACACCCCGGCGTCGCGGCGCGACCGAGAGACGATGACCCCGGCGGCTCGCGCGCGCACGCCACCGGCCATACCGGCCACGGAGATCGCCGACGCGGTCGCCACCCTCCTGACTGACGACACGCTCGCCGGCCGGGTGCTCGTGTGCCAGGCGAAGGAACCACGCCGGCTGCTGCTGCCCGCCGACGGATGGTCCGACCACGTGAACCGGCTCGGGTAG